Proteins from a genomic interval of Streptococcus oralis:
- a CDS encoding arsenate reductase: MIDLYLSKNNHRNQILLDFFQNYGIEVSCHSISEMTKDKLIEMMSYSSDCFEFLSPNLLRFKNRDNLRLTDFIEMILKNPELTIRLPLAVSNKRVYPNLNLEEARALLPRDTKQLIYMEQTHYLSS; this comes from the coding sequence ATGATTGATCTCTATCTAAGTAAAAATAACCATAGAAATCAAATTCTTTTAGATTTCTTTCAAAACTACGGAATAGAGGTATCTTGTCATTCGATTTCTGAAATGACAAAGGACAAATTAATTGAGATGATGAGCTATTCTTCAGATTGTTTCGAGTTTTTATCTCCCAATTTATTACGATTTAAGAATCGTGACAATCTAAGATTAACGGATTTCATCGAAATGATATTAAAAAATCCTGAACTAACTATCAGACTTCCTCTTGCGGTTTCAAATAAGAGAGTTTATCCAAATCTGAATCTAGAGGAGGCTAGAGCTTTATTGCCAAGAGATACGAAACAATTGATTTACATGGAACAAACACATTATTTATCTAGTTAA